In the genome of Dermacentor variabilis isolate Ectoservices chromosome 5, ASM5094787v1, whole genome shotgun sequence, one region contains:
- the LOC142582345 gene encoding uncharacterized protein LOC142582345 isoform X2: protein MRFPCEFCAALLMVLALAVAVLCEKDGGSLVLATVVPAQDNPRIGEAAQTKHAENGTAEAEPTATSRKDVVRAGQTISAEHSSRNDVSNEEAGNTPATSPNNAPTVAASERTALNSTNNNNSTSNGATVGTSTALPQQAFTADSTAQNADHKLATATYKSRDYPTPQPTVQSSSSNTATATTQHDIGVLAHVQEDGPSQDTDDAVVTGRSNSSTTQKTVTPTTQSTNSTAAPSSVRPETATVLVRVDEVASSLGASPTRYGPNSTVTAPPKLKKPPEKTKTTSSSVTPHQTAASKQVTPSPSREVAKNTSSSPPSGAAAAVAAMTNISEGEEVSITVIPEQEEQVSKNESTSSGHGKAATERFKETTIRTENVERLASASTTTTLRSQIFSYVNYTDEDDAAEIADEKSSTEKSNETEKATNLKTIDFHEYSTRETHQSLLSPLPAASQTLQPEVPSTLGERENSTLHSIPEFPVNLSGLNSSTSVVVSVSFAGDGNEAFVATKDNVSLPSIIPEPSQSLDLQNLVSNYNISSPKIGENFTSAKSSNGSGHISVFRPSSTQHRKYSPPTRRTTAAPSVTTPSVVAAKNHHPGRAGLHLPTRKTTPGAPGSATHKPHLGRSGTRAPFGNIGSTRRTTLGTKATIRPLTKIFDRARTRPHTKATTPRPNRGPRIRITTGKPTRKGFPIGPKPTLGNETSFDLDAYTRLLHITRRPSRPPEPTWRTTFFNLTDPTPAPNEVEAPVIRVAGIAKIVEGWDWSPLLGDHNTHEFRYLAYTMRRMLASIFRRTSEGRYLYRVDIDGFSPGSVIVDYFVLFYQRGGPVDPVELASAFNSQLGTNGSLGEEFFLDPTYTQFEVVGVVRPKPLASSSAEPPVPQWAIAVIVIATASLIFIVLFGAVTIYGRTAERRKYNSRLQDDDLENVTSSPSKEWESKLAASYENFAADSVYDTEDLHSPPPSHDPFQYDDRYKSW, encoded by the exons GAACAGCTGAGGCTGAGCCGACCGCTACTTCTCGGAAGGACGTGGTACGGGCTGGGCAGACCATTTCTGCAGAACACTCTAGCAGGAACGACGTTTCGAACGAAGAGGCAGGAAACACTCCTGCGACATCGCCGAATAATGCTCCCACCGTAGCTGCCAGCGAACGAACCGCTCTGAACTCtacgaacaacaacaacagtacGAGCAATGGGGCCACTGTCGGCACCTCGACGGCGTTGCCTCAACAGGCGTTCACCGCTGATTCCACGGCTCAAAACGCTGACCACAAGCTGGCTACGGCCACGTATAAGAGTCGCGATTACCCAACGCCGCAACCGACCGTCCAGAGTTCTTCGTCTAATACCGCTACTGCCACCACTCAACATGACATTGGTGTCCTGGCACATGTGCAGGAAGACGGTCCTAGTCAAGACACCGACGACGCTGTAGTGACCGGACGCAGCAATTCATCAACAACACAGAAAACGGTTACCCCTACCACTCAGTCTACGAATTCCACGGCGGCGCCGTCTTCAGTTCGACCAGAGACGGCAACAGTGCTGGTCAGGGTAGACGAAGTCGCATCGTCGCTAGGAGCATCGCCTACGAGGTACGGACCAAATTCAACCGTGACGGCGCCTCCCAAACTAAAGAAACCGCCCGAGAAGACTAAAACGACTTCGTCTTCGGTAACTCCTCACCAAACAGCCGCATCAAAGCAGGTAACACCATCACCGTCTCGAGAAGTAGCCAAAAACACTTCGTCATCCCCTCCTAGCGGCGCAGCCGCTGCAGTCGCTGCGATGACAAACATATCAGAAGGAGAAGAAGTAAGTATTACCGTGATACCAGAACAAGAGGAGCAAGTATCTAAAAACGAGTCCACGTCTTCAGGACATGGGAAAGCCGCGACAGAGCGGTTCAAGGAAACCACAATAAGAACTGAGAACGTGGAGAGGTTAGCGTCAGCGAGCACAACTACGACATTGCGAAGCCAAATTTTTTCATACGTGAACTACACGGATGAGGATGATGCCGCTGAAATAGCGGACGAGAAGTCCTCTACTGAGAAGTCTAATGAAACGGAAAAGGCAACCAATCTAAAGACCATAGATTTTCACGAATACTCAACACGAGAAACTCACCAATCGCTTCTCTCTCCACTCCCGGCGGCATCTCAAACGCTCCAGCCAGAAGTTCCGTCCACATTAGGTGAGCGGGAGAACAGCACACTCCACTCTATCCCTGAATTTCCTGTGAACTTATCTGGCCTGAACAGCTCTACTTCGGTCGTAGTAAGTGTCTCTTTCGCCGGCGATGGCAACGAAGCCTTTGTGGCCACCAAAGACAATGTGTCGTTGCCGAGTATCATACCAGAGCCATCTCAGTCATTAGACTTGCAGAACCTGGTTTCGAATTACAATATTAGCTCCCCGAAAATTGGCGAAAATTTCACTTCTGCGAAGAGCTCCAACGGATCCGGTCATATTTCAGTTTTTCGCCCAAGCTCTACTCAGCACCGTAAGTACAGTCCTCCGACGAGAAGGACCACGGCCGCACCATCGGTGACCACGCCTAGCGTTGTCGCCGCCAAAAACCATCACCCTGGTAGGGCTGGTCTTCACTTACCGACGCGCAAGACCACTCCCGGTGCGCCAGGCTCTGCAACACACAAGCCTCACTTGGGTCGCAGCGGCACTCGTGCTCCATTCGGCAACATCGGTAGCACGCGGCGCACGACGCTTGGAACCAAGGCCACGATCCGACCGCTGACCAAGATCTTCGACCGCGCGCGCACACGGCCACACACAAAGGCGACAACACCGCGTCCCAACCGGGGACCCCGTATTCGAATCACCACCGGCAAGCCGACGCGTAAGGGCTTCCCCATCGGGCCGAAGCCGACGCTGGGAAACGAGACAAGCTTCGACCTGGACGCCTACACTCGCCTTCTACACATCACCCGGCGTCCATCGCGTCCTCCGGAGCCGACATGGCGTACGACTTTCTTCAATCTCACGGATCCAACGCCAGCGCCCAACGAAGTCGAGGCGCCCGTCATACGCGTGGCTGGCATTGCGAAGATCGTCGAGGGCTGGGACTGGTCGCCGCTGCTCGGTGATCATAACACGCACGAGTTCCGCTACTTGGCCTACACTATGCGGCGAATG CTCGCTTCAATCTTCCGCCGGACTTCTGAAGGAAGGTACCTTTACCGAGTAGATATCGATGGATTCAG TCCGGGCAGTGTCATCGTGGACTACTTCGTCCTGTTCTATCAGCGAGGCGGACCCGTGGACCCTGTTGAACTTGCTTCGGCATTCAATTCTCAGCTTGGCACGAACGGGTCTCTAGGAGAGGAGTTCTTCCTGGATCCGACCTATACGCAGTTTGAAG TGGTCGGCGTGGTACGGCCGAAGCCACTGGCCTCGTCCTCTGCCGAGCCACCGGTACCGCAGTGGGCCATCGCTGTCATTGTCATCGCCACAGCGTCACTAATCTTCATCGTTCTCTTCGGAGCTGTCACG ATATACGGTCGCACGGCTGAACGGCGCAAGTACAACAGTCGGCTGCAAGACGATGACCTGGAGAACGTGACGTCATCTCCTAGCAAGGAGTGGGAGAGCAAGCTGGCCGCGTCGTACGAGAATTTCGCCGCCGACAGCGTGTATGACACCGAGGACCTGCACTCGCCCCCACCTTCTCACGATCCGTTCCAGTACGACGACCGGTACAAG TCATGGTAG
- the LOC142582345 gene encoding uncharacterized protein LOC142582345 isoform X1 produces MRFPCEFCAALLMVLALAVAVLCEKDGGSLVLATVVPAQDNPRIGEAAQTKHAENGTAEAEPTATSRKDVVRAGQTISAEHSSRNDVSNEEAGNTPATSPNNAPTVAASERTALNSTNNNNSTSNGATVGTSTALPQQAFTADSTAQNADHKLATATYKSRDYPTPQPTVQSSSSNTATATTQHDIGVLAHVQEDGPSQDTDDAVVTGRSNSSTTQKTVTPTTQSTNSTAAPSSVRPETATVLVRVDEVASSLGASPTRYGPNSTVTAPPKLKKPPEKTKTTSSSVTPHQTAASKQVTPSPSREVAKNTSSSPPSGAAAAVAAMTNISEGEEVSITVIPEQEEQVSKNESTSSGHGKAATERFKETTIRTENVERLASASTTTTLRSQIFSYVNYTDEDDAAEIADEKSSTEKSNETEKATNLKTIDFHEYSTRETHQSLLSPLPAASQTLQPEVPSTLGERENSTLHSIPEFPVNLSGLNSSTSVVVSVSFAGDGNEAFVATKDNVSLPSIIPEPSQSLDLQNLVSNYNISSPKIGENFTSAKSSNGSGHISVFRPSSTQHRKYSPPTRRTTAAPSVTTPSVVAAKNHHPGRAGLHLPTRKTTPGAPGSATHKPHLGRSGTRAPFGNIGSTRRTTLGTKATIRPLTKIFDRARTRPHTKATTPRPNRGPRIRITTGKPTRKGFPIGPKPTLGNETSFDLDAYTRLLHITRRPSRPPEPTWRTTFFNLTDPTPAPNEVEAPVIRVAGIAKIVEGWDWSPLLGDHNTHEFRYLAYTMRRMLASIFRRTSEGRYLYRVDIDGFSPGSVIVDYFVLFYQRGGPVDPVELASAFNSQLGTNGSLGEEFFLDPTYTQFEVVGVVRPKPLASSSAEPPVPQWAIAVIVIATASLIFIVLFGAVTIYGRTAERRKYNSRLQDDDLENVTSSPSKEWESKLAASYENFAADSVYDTEDLHSPPPSHDPFQYDDRYKRKQHHMQLQLEYQQRQLKKEQEQQQKQQKQLYQQHWWQRQKQHQQPAQEHELQKQQKQWYQQHWWQRHKEHDRREAHEQQKQHKQLQHQQQQQQQQKQRHQQNWWQRVPSTLEKHWQQHQKEQKHQKQQKLQKQQQQQQQRLQQQHIDSERDQKLRRELEEKAAIEASLNAQDTWRNKWGVLVNKLPLHARDTAF; encoded by the exons GAACAGCTGAGGCTGAGCCGACCGCTACTTCTCGGAAGGACGTGGTACGGGCTGGGCAGACCATTTCTGCAGAACACTCTAGCAGGAACGACGTTTCGAACGAAGAGGCAGGAAACACTCCTGCGACATCGCCGAATAATGCTCCCACCGTAGCTGCCAGCGAACGAACCGCTCTGAACTCtacgaacaacaacaacagtacGAGCAATGGGGCCACTGTCGGCACCTCGACGGCGTTGCCTCAACAGGCGTTCACCGCTGATTCCACGGCTCAAAACGCTGACCACAAGCTGGCTACGGCCACGTATAAGAGTCGCGATTACCCAACGCCGCAACCGACCGTCCAGAGTTCTTCGTCTAATACCGCTACTGCCACCACTCAACATGACATTGGTGTCCTGGCACATGTGCAGGAAGACGGTCCTAGTCAAGACACCGACGACGCTGTAGTGACCGGACGCAGCAATTCATCAACAACACAGAAAACGGTTACCCCTACCACTCAGTCTACGAATTCCACGGCGGCGCCGTCTTCAGTTCGACCAGAGACGGCAACAGTGCTGGTCAGGGTAGACGAAGTCGCATCGTCGCTAGGAGCATCGCCTACGAGGTACGGACCAAATTCAACCGTGACGGCGCCTCCCAAACTAAAGAAACCGCCCGAGAAGACTAAAACGACTTCGTCTTCGGTAACTCCTCACCAAACAGCCGCATCAAAGCAGGTAACACCATCACCGTCTCGAGAAGTAGCCAAAAACACTTCGTCATCCCCTCCTAGCGGCGCAGCCGCTGCAGTCGCTGCGATGACAAACATATCAGAAGGAGAAGAAGTAAGTATTACCGTGATACCAGAACAAGAGGAGCAAGTATCTAAAAACGAGTCCACGTCTTCAGGACATGGGAAAGCCGCGACAGAGCGGTTCAAGGAAACCACAATAAGAACTGAGAACGTGGAGAGGTTAGCGTCAGCGAGCACAACTACGACATTGCGAAGCCAAATTTTTTCATACGTGAACTACACGGATGAGGATGATGCCGCTGAAATAGCGGACGAGAAGTCCTCTACTGAGAAGTCTAATGAAACGGAAAAGGCAACCAATCTAAAGACCATAGATTTTCACGAATACTCAACACGAGAAACTCACCAATCGCTTCTCTCTCCACTCCCGGCGGCATCTCAAACGCTCCAGCCAGAAGTTCCGTCCACATTAGGTGAGCGGGAGAACAGCACACTCCACTCTATCCCTGAATTTCCTGTGAACTTATCTGGCCTGAACAGCTCTACTTCGGTCGTAGTAAGTGTCTCTTTCGCCGGCGATGGCAACGAAGCCTTTGTGGCCACCAAAGACAATGTGTCGTTGCCGAGTATCATACCAGAGCCATCTCAGTCATTAGACTTGCAGAACCTGGTTTCGAATTACAATATTAGCTCCCCGAAAATTGGCGAAAATTTCACTTCTGCGAAGAGCTCCAACGGATCCGGTCATATTTCAGTTTTTCGCCCAAGCTCTACTCAGCACCGTAAGTACAGTCCTCCGACGAGAAGGACCACGGCCGCACCATCGGTGACCACGCCTAGCGTTGTCGCCGCCAAAAACCATCACCCTGGTAGGGCTGGTCTTCACTTACCGACGCGCAAGACCACTCCCGGTGCGCCAGGCTCTGCAACACACAAGCCTCACTTGGGTCGCAGCGGCACTCGTGCTCCATTCGGCAACATCGGTAGCACGCGGCGCACGACGCTTGGAACCAAGGCCACGATCCGACCGCTGACCAAGATCTTCGACCGCGCGCGCACACGGCCACACACAAAGGCGACAACACCGCGTCCCAACCGGGGACCCCGTATTCGAATCACCACCGGCAAGCCGACGCGTAAGGGCTTCCCCATCGGGCCGAAGCCGACGCTGGGAAACGAGACAAGCTTCGACCTGGACGCCTACACTCGCCTTCTACACATCACCCGGCGTCCATCGCGTCCTCCGGAGCCGACATGGCGTACGACTTTCTTCAATCTCACGGATCCAACGCCAGCGCCCAACGAAGTCGAGGCGCCCGTCATACGCGTGGCTGGCATTGCGAAGATCGTCGAGGGCTGGGACTGGTCGCCGCTGCTCGGTGATCATAACACGCACGAGTTCCGCTACTTGGCCTACACTATGCGGCGAATG CTCGCTTCAATCTTCCGCCGGACTTCTGAAGGAAGGTACCTTTACCGAGTAGATATCGATGGATTCAG TCCGGGCAGTGTCATCGTGGACTACTTCGTCCTGTTCTATCAGCGAGGCGGACCCGTGGACCCTGTTGAACTTGCTTCGGCATTCAATTCTCAGCTTGGCACGAACGGGTCTCTAGGAGAGGAGTTCTTCCTGGATCCGACCTATACGCAGTTTGAAG TGGTCGGCGTGGTACGGCCGAAGCCACTGGCCTCGTCCTCTGCCGAGCCACCGGTACCGCAGTGGGCCATCGCTGTCATTGTCATCGCCACAGCGTCACTAATCTTCATCGTTCTCTTCGGAGCTGTCACG ATATACGGTCGCACGGCTGAACGGCGCAAGTACAACAGTCGGCTGCAAGACGATGACCTGGAGAACGTGACGTCATCTCCTAGCAAGGAGTGGGAGAGCAAGCTGGCCGCGTCGTACGAGAATTTCGCCGCCGACAGCGTGTATGACACCGAGGACCTGCACTCGCCCCCACCTTCTCACGATCCGTTCCAGTACGACGACCGGTACAAG CGGAAGCAGCATCATATGCAGCTTCAGCTCGAATACCAGCAGCGCCAGCTAAAGAaggaacaagaacaacaacagaaACAACAAAAACAGTTGTATCAGCAACATTGGTGGCAGCGTCAAAAGCAGCACCAGCAGCCAGCACAAGAACACGAActgcaaaagcaacaaaagcagtgGTATCAACAACATTGGTGGCAGCGTCACAAAGAGCACGATCGACGGGAGGCACATGAACAGCAAAAGCAGCACAAGCAATTACAgcatcaacagcagcaacagcaacaacaaaagcaGAGGCATCAACAGAATTGGTGGCAGCGTGTACCATCAACACTGGAAAAGCATTGGCAGCAGCATCAAAAAGAGCAAAAGCATCAAAAGCAGCagaagcttcagaagcagcagcaacagcaacagcagcgatTGCAGCAACAGCACATAGATAGTGAGCGAGACCAGAAACTCAGGCGGGAACTCGAGGAGAAGGCGGCAATCGAGGCTAGTCTCAATGCTCAGGACACGTGGCGCAACAAGTGGGGCGTCCTGGTCAACAAACTGCCCCTGCACGCACGCGACACCGCCTTTTGA